Below is a window of Spirochaetota bacterium DNA.
TTATCCCTGCATTGCTTTAAAAAATGCCTTGTTGTTTTTGGTACCGCGCATCTTTTCAATTAAAAATTCCATTGCTTCGGTTGAGCTCATTGATGAAAGCACTTTGCGCAAAATCCATATTTTGTTAAGCTCTTCGGGATCAACCAGAAGTTCTTCTTTGCGTGTACCTGACTTGTTGATGTCAATTGCGGGGAATATTCTTCTATCGGCCAGTTTTCTGTCAAGTACGATTTCACAATTTCCTGTACCTTTAAACTCTTCAAAGATAACTTCATCCATGCGGCTTCCTGTTTCAATAAGAGCTGTTGCAATAATAGTGAGACTACCGCCGCCTTCTATATTCCGTGCTGCACCAAAGAAGCGTTTGGGCTTGTGCAATGCATTTGAGTCAACACCACCTGATAGAATCTTACCGCTTGTAGGCACTACCTGGTTGTATGCGCGTGCAAGTCGGGTAATTGAATCAAGCAGAATGACCACATCTTTTTTATGTTCAACAAGCCTTTTGGCCTTTTCAAGTACCATCTCACTTACTTGAACATGGCGGGAAGCAGGCTCATCAAAGGTTGAAGATATAACTTCGCCTTTTACAGAACGCTCCATATCGGTTACTTCTTCGGGGCGCTCATCAATCAACAACACTATCAGTATAATATCGGGATGGTTTGTGGTGATAGCATTGGCAATTTTTTGTAAGAGGATAGTTTTACCAGTGCGGGGAGGAGCAACAATCAGTGCACGCTGCCCCATGCCAATAGGAGCAATGATGTTAAGAATACGCATGTCAATTTCTTCGGGAGTAGTTTCTAAGTTTATGCGAGTTTCAGGGTATAGTGGAGTGAGGTTATCAAACAGTACACGGTTCTGCAGTTTTTCCGGATTTTCGTAATTGACTGCTTCTATACGTAGTAGCGCAAAAAAGCGTTCATTATCTTTTGGAGGTCGTATTTGACCGGCAACAGTATCACCTGTTCGTAAGCCAAAAAGCCGTATCTGTGATGGTGATACATAAATATCATCAGGGCCAGGTAAGTAGCTATAGTTGGGTGAACGAAGAAATCCATAACCGTCATTTAGAACTTCAAGTACTCCACTTGAAAAGATTAAGCCACTGCGCTCAGTTTGTGCTTTTAGTATTTCAAAGATAAGATCTTGTTTTTTAAGTCCCGAGACTCCTTCAATATTCATTGAGCGGGCTATTTCCATTAATGAGCTGATTGTTTTTGATTTGAGTTCAGCTAAATCTAAGCGGCCTTCCTGTATTGCACCATTTGCTGATTTTTTTGCGTACTCGCCATTTCCGTTTTTCTTGCTATTGTTGTTCTTTTCAACAGCTTCATTTGTTGCTTTTGTCATAACACACCTTTGCATCTATAAGTTTGGAATTGATATGAATTTTCCTTCAAAACAAAATCCTATGTTATCCATACAATAAATGGCTAAAGCATATCTTGATTGTGTAATATTTACACTTTAAATGTTTTTTAATAGCTTAAATAATTATCAAATTTATATTAATTAAATTGCACAATTCCTTATTTTGTTATAACTTACATCAGAGGATGTTTCCATGGCGTTGTGGTTTTACTGTTCTTGTTCAAGTACATAACATAATCAAAAAAAGGTCATCGAATAAAAAAGTTCTTTTACAGGAAGGCAATGAGTTTACCATCTATTCTTTTCATATAATATACTATAAATTCAATCACCTGTCACAAAAAAATACTATCTTTTTTTATTTTTTGCAAGCATACATCATAGTATAATTTCGTCAAGAAAAAATGCAAAAATGAGATATTTCTTCATATAAATGGTATTGATAAAACCAAACATCCACAGTGATTAAAAGCATTCATTCCATTTAATCACTGTGGTGGTACTAGTAAAAAAAGAATTATAGCGTTTTTATAATTTTATGAATTCCTTTAGCGATAGCATCAGCAACAGTTTCTTGTATTGTTAATGCCGGCCGTATGATGATTGAATCGCGGGCTACTTTCCCCGTTGTTACAAAAATGCCTTCGCGCAGTAGTTTGCCCACTGCCTTTTCTGCTAAAAGCTCAGTGGCAAGAGTTGCAGCAATAACTAATCCTTTGCCGCGCACTGAAAGTATTTTGCTGGGATATTGCTTTTGCAAAGTATTGAGCTTTTCAATGAGCTGTCGCCCAACCTTTTCAGCATTTTCCCATGGTTTTGTTGTTTCATACATATCCAGTGCAGCGTAGGCAACCCTGCATCCTAAATCATGGCCACCAAATGTTGAAAGGTGAATTAACGGATGTGCGTGCATAAACTTCTGTACCTGTTTTGAAAACACTGTGGCTGCAATGGGGAATATACCAGCACCTAACGCTTCACCTATCACCAGAATGTCTGGCTCAACTCCATAATGTTCAAATGCAAATTTTTTACCAGTGCGCCCCATGCCGGTTTGTGTTTCGTCAAGCACCATTAGTGCGCCAGTTTTGTTGCACACGTTGCGCATAATTTTGAAAAATCCTTCACTTGCACTGCGGCAGGCATTTTCTACCTGAATTGTTTCGGTGATAATTGCTGCTGTTTTTGTTGTGACACGTTCTTCCAGTGCTTGTATGTTGCCAAAAGGGATTGTGACAATATCTGGTATCTGCCCAAAGGTTTTTTTCTTATCGCTCTCTGACAAGGAAACAGCAAAACCCGTCTCACCATAATAGGCGCCATCGACAGTAACAAGCTGAGTGCGCCCAGTAAATCCCCGGGCAAGTTTACAGGCAAAGTCCATTGCTTCACCTCTGCCTACAGAAAAGAACACACCGTTGAGTGCAGCTGGTACAAAAGATATAAGTTTTGATGCAAGAAGTGCCTTTTCCTGTGATATGAGGACAAAGTTTCCCTGATCGGATTTGTCGGCCTGCTCAATGAGTGTGTGCGATAGCTCCTGTGGAAGTCGTCCTAAGTTAAAGGTACCAGCACCACAGTAGCAGTCAATGTAGCGTTTGCCTTTTGCATCGAAAAAATATGTACCTGTGCGATTGCCTTCAGTAATTGTATACAGTGGCCAACCCATATCATGCCTCCTTGCTGTAATTTCTTTTTGTAATGCCAAGGATGTCTTCAAAGTAACGGATGATGTCAAACACTGCTATCTGAACATGGATATCATCCAGAAGTACCCTTAGCAATGGAATTTTTGATAGCGGTTTGGTAAGTGGCAGATACACACGCATTGTCTCAATGGCTTTTTGTATTATAGAAAGCATTTTTAAAGCTTCATCTTTTGTGATGGTAATTGGCACCATAAAGCGCATTACCTGTGGCTGATTGCCCGAATACACCGCAAAGATGCCGTGACGGGCTAGTGAATCGGCCATGAGAGCGCCCATATACTCATGTGTATATTCAACACCAATCATCAATCCTTTACCACGGATTTCCTTAATTATATCAGGATTTGCATGTTGTATATTTTCTAATCCTTGCATGATGACGTTGCCTATTTTTTCAGCATTTTCCCATAATCTGTTTTTTACGATGTAATCAATTACGGCAATGCCCACTGCACATCCAATATCGCTTCCGCCAGTTATTGACTGATGAAATTCAGGATTGCGTTTGACGTACTCTGCAAGAAGCGGAATATTGCGGTACATTACCACTGCGTTAGGAAATAGTCCCCCGCTTATTGATTTTGCAAGCGTCATGATGTCGGGCACCACACCAGAATGTTGACTTGCAAACATTCTGCCGGTGCGCCCAAAGCCAGTTTGTATTTCATCAAAGATAAGCATAATGCCAAATTTATTACATATTTTTCTTAAGCCTTTTAAATAATAGTCATCACCCACAAAGATGCCGCCTTCTCCCTGTACTGGCTCTAAGATTATAGCAGCAGTATCAATGCCAGCTATCTGTTGTACCTGCTCAAGGTCGCCAAACTGCACAAAGACAAAATTGGGCTCAAGGGGTTCAAAGAGGTGGCGATAGTAATCCTTGCCATTGGCCGAAAGTGAATATCCCGTGTGGCCGTGGTACGCTTTTTTCATTGCAATGATTTTTTTACGGCCAGTGGCGCCTCGGGCAAGCTTAATGGCACAATCAATTGCATCACCACCGCCTGAGGCAAAGAGCACCTGAGTGCAATCTCCTGGAGCTATCGCCTTTAATTTTTTTATAAATTCCTGTTTAACATTTGATTGTAAAAGATTGGTACCAATGTCATACTTTTGCAACGCTTGCCTTAGTGCAGCAATAATTTCAGGATTACCTCTTCCTACATTAAAGCAGCCGGCTGAAGTAAAGCAGTCAATTATACGGCGCCCAAAAAGTCCATCGGTAAAGCCAATTCCTTTGCGGCGCGTTTCAATAAAATCCAGGTGTGCAGCACGCATCGTTTTTGTTTGCCCTTTTGAAAGATGGCGGGCAAAAAGTGTAAAGATAGTTTTCTTGTCCTTATCGGTAAGGGTATCATTCCATAGTGCCATACGAACCTCCGTGATATATATTAGTTGGTTGACTAACATAAATATTTGTGCTTGTCAAGAAATAAATATTGACTAAGAAAAAACAATACAACAACACTGATAGCAGTATGGGAAGACGCATTTTGAAAGACACCCGAAGGGAAGAGATTGCACAGGCACTGTATCGTTGCCTGCTTAAAAAGCCTTTTGTCAAGACAACGATAAAGGATATAGCAAAGGAAGCTGGTCTCAATCATGGAATGCTACATTATTACTTCAAAAACAAAGAGGACATACTGCTGTATTTTTTAGATTGGATAGTTGCACTGCATCTGGAGGATTTCAGAAAATGGGCTGGCAAGCAAAAGCTTCACGATCTTACCTTTAATGAAGCGCTGTCGCGTGCCATGGATTATGCAAAGAAAAAGATTACTCTGAATGAAGAATTAGCCAGAATATTCATAGAGGTATGGGAGATAGCACTTTATCATAAAAAGGTAAGAGCAAAATTGCAGTTTGTGTATAAGGAATGGATTGAACAGCTGGTATCAGTTATTGGGAAAGAAACAAATACAAAAAATGCAACAGCGATGTCAGTTGCAACAATAGCATTCCTGGAAGGTATTTCACTGTTTCATATTATGCTTTCGGATATGTATCCTATCAAAGATATACTTAACTATTTTGAAAAGAAAATTGAAACTCTCATCAACGATAAATAACTACAAACTATCTTTTATGCGATAGGTATTGTTTAATTGTAATTTGACATGGCTTTTATATGATGCAATTTCGGAATGTGCTGTTAATGGTACAACATTATGTAGCTTTCCAGATTGGAAAAGTTGCAGCAAAATGCGGGTGCCTTTCTTTTCATTTCCATTGGGATGCACCAGTACAATGCTTCCTGTTACAGGGTAATTGCCTTTTGCAAGCCAAGCATCGGCACCTAAAGGGATGAGCCCATACCCCATGACTTTTTCATAAATTTTTTGACTTGAAATTAGTCCTGGAAATCTGAAAAAAACTGAAGGTATAATGCCATGTTCCAGCATACAAACTTCATTTTGCAACACCTCACGTGATACGCTGGTGCCTTCTTTCAACATGAAGTTTTTCTTTACCGGTAACTTTCGGGAATAAAAATGGGTAAAGCTATGGTTGACCCATGTGATGTCAAGCTTTCCGGTACTTGCTAAACGTTTTAACCATTCAAAATCTTCAGGGTGTTTGAGCAACCATGTACCGCTGATGCATATTGTTACAGGAATGGGATGTTGATGTGCATTGAGTTTAATAAATTTTGAAAAAAAATCACTGTCGATAGGGCGCTTTGAAGGACACAGGTCAAAGGTTATAACGATACCGTTTGTGTTGAAATGGGTAATACCTGCATTAAGTGTGCGTTTGGACTTATGTAAAGCTTCCAGGTACAGCTTTGCATATTGCGTATTAGAACATTTGTGAATTATATTTTCAAAAGAATCCTTTGCTATGCTGCCTTGAGGATGCTTTAATATACCTGTGTTGAGTGTATCAGGGTTGACGTATAAATATGATAGCACTGAATCATATTTAAATTTTCGTAAAATTATATACCGTGTATATGTTCCATTGTGTGATGGTTCCGTGTACAGTGCGTAGTAGGGCATATATGAATCAATTTTTGCATAAACTGGTATAATAGTTACTGTGAAAATAGTCATTGATGTAAAAACAATACTAAACCATTTGCAGAGTATTTGTTTCATAGTGAACCTTTTTTAACGATAGTTATCGGTAATGAGTTCTAGTGATTATGAAGTGAATTGAAAAGCAAAGAAAAAAGTCAATTAAATATTAAATAGTCCATTCCTTGGTAACTATCGCCACCAAAAAAAATCAGATAATTTCAATAAAAAGCTATAATTATAGTTGCAATTGTACAGCCACTCTATATATAGCGCACTGTACAGAAATTCTTGAAATGAAAAGGTTACAGGAATATGAAGCTCATTGTACAGAAATATGGTGGGACCTCGGTTGGGACGGTGGAACGCATAAAAGCTGTTGCGGCACGTATAAAGCGGTACGTGGAAAATGGCTTTTCAGTGGTGGTTGTGGTTTCGGCTATGGGTAAAACCACTGACCAGCTTATTGATCTTGCCAAACAGATAACCAAAAATCCTGACAGGCGTGAAATGGATATGTTGCTATCAACCGGCGAACAGGTTTCCATTGCACTGCTTGCTATGGCTTTGCACGATATTGGCATCGATGCAATTTCGTACACAGGTTCGCAGGTAAAAGTTATTACCGATGGCAATTTTTCAAATGCTCGTATTCAGAGCATTGCCACCGACAGAATAATAAAATCCCTTGAAGAAAACAAAGTGGTTATTGTAGCCGGTTTTCAGGGGATAGATGAGGATGAGAATATTACCACGTTAGGAAGAGGTGGATCGGACACCTCAGCGGTTGCACTTGCAACGGTGCTTGGTACGCGCGATTGTGAAATTTACACTGATGTTGATGGAGTTTTTACTGCTGACCCGCGCGTTGTTCCAACCACAAAGAAGCTTAAAGAGATTAGCTATGAAGAGATGCTTGAGCTTGCGCGGCTTGGTGCAGGTGTGCTGCATTCACGTTCAGTTGAATTTGCTAAGAAGTACAACATACGCATACATGTAAGGTCAAGCTTTAACGATAACGAAGGAACAATAGTAATGCCACGGGAGGAGATGATGGAAAAATTTGTAATTAGCGGTGTCACATCAAAAGATGATGAAGCAAAGATAACGATACGCGATATCCCCGACAGGCCGGGTGTTGCTTCCATGTTGTTTGGTGAGTTAGGAAAGCAAAAAGTGTATGTGAACATGATAGTGCAGTCAACAGGTAAAGATGGCAAGGCTTCCATTTCATTTACTGTGCTTAAAAATGACCTTGATAGAGCATTGAAAATATGTGAATCATTGAAAGATAAATTAGGTGCTTCTAGTATTGACTATAAAGAAAACATTGCCATTGTTTCAGCTGTTGGGGTTGGCATGCTGTCGTCATGGGGTGTGGCAGGACGTATGTTTGATGTGCTTGCAAAGCACAATATCAACATAGAGATGATTTCAACATCGGAAATTGGTATATCTTGTGTTATTGATTCAATGTATTCAGAGCTGGCAGTAAAGGCAATACATAAGGAATTTATTGAAAGCAATGAATAAAAACTATATTGATCATAGTCAGGTGAAAAAACGGGTGCACAAAAAGATTTCACTTGGCATTATTTATGGTGGAAAAAGTGGTGAACATGACGTTTCCAGGTGTTCTGCAGCCTCTGTTGCACAGGTAGCTGCAAAAAAATACAATGTAGTGTGCATTGGCATTACCCGCGATGGCAAGTGGCATGTACAAAATGGCATTCCTTTAGAAACACATCCTGAATTTGGCACTGTTCTTGCATTGCATGCTACTGGACAGTGGCATATCGATATGTCGGCAAAAGATGATTGTTTGCACTTATATAATAAAAAAGCAAGGAAAGCTGTTACCGTTGATGTTGTCTTTCCACTTGTTCATGGCACGTATGGTGAAGATGGCACATTACAGGGTTTACTTGAGATGGCTGGTGTGCCCTATGTTGGACCGGGTGTGCTGGGCTCTGCAGTTGGGATGGATAAAGATATTGCCAAAAGGATAGTTCAAAAAAGCGGGGTGGCGATAGTTCCTTTTGAAACAATCCGCATTGAAGATTTTACCTCCTCAGATATACATGATGTATTGCAATCTATTGAAGCAATAATGACGGTATTTATAAAGCCTGCCAACGCAGGTTCTTCGGTTGGCATTTCAAAGGTAACAAAGATTCATGATGTTGAGAAAGCATTAAAAAAAGCTTTTACATTTGATACAAAGGTAATAGTTGAAAAAGCTATTACCTGTAGGGAGTTTGAGGTTGCGGTAATGGGTAATGAAAAACCACTTGCTTCGGCAGTGGGGGAGGTAATACCGCAGCATGAGTATTATTCGTATGAAGCAAAATATGTTGATAAGGATGGTGCAAAACTGGCAATCCCTGCAAACATTCCAGATGATATGGCAACAAAATTGCGCAATGATGCCTGTGCTGTCTATAAATTGTTAGAATGCGAAGGTATGGCACGGGTGGATTTTTTTGTCGATACACATGATGGTACAATCTATTTTAATGAGGTTAACACTTTACCAGGGTTTACCAGCATAAGCATGTATCCAAAATTATGGGAA
It encodes the following:
- the rho gene encoding transcription termination factor Rho, translated to MTKATNEAVEKNNNSKKNGNGEYAKKSANGAIQEGRLDLAELKSKTISSLMEIARSMNIEGVSGLKKQDLIFEILKAQTERSGLIFSSGVLEVLNDGYGFLRSPNYSYLPGPDDIYVSPSQIRLFGLRTGDTVAGQIRPPKDNERFFALLRIEAVNYENPEKLQNRVLFDNLTPLYPETRINLETTPEEIDMRILNIIAPIGMGQRALIVAPPRTGKTILLQKIANAITTNHPDIILIVLLIDERPEEVTDMERSVKGEVISSTFDEPASRHVQVSEMVLEKAKRLVEHKKDVVILLDSITRLARAYNQVVPTSGKILSGGVDSNALHKPKRFFGAARNIEGGGSLTIIATALIETGSRMDEVIFEEFKGTGNCEIVLDRKLADRRIFPAIDINKSGTRKEELLVDPEELNKIWILRKVLSSMSSTEAMEFLIEKMRGTKNNKAFFKAMQG
- a CDS encoding aspartate aminotransferase family protein, with amino-acid sequence MGWPLYTITEGNRTGTYFFDAKGKRYIDCYCGAGTFNLGRLPQELSHTLIEQADKSDQGNFVLISQEKALLASKLISFVPAALNGVFFSVGRGEAMDFACKLARGFTGRTQLVTVDGAYYGETGFAVSLSESDKKKTFGQIPDIVTIPFGNIQALEERVTTKTAAIITETIQVENACRSASEGFFKIMRNVCNKTGALMVLDETQTGMGRTGKKFAFEHYGVEPDILVIGEALGAGIFPIAATVFSKQVQKFMHAHPLIHLSTFGGHDLGCRVAYAALDMYETTKPWENAEKVGRQLIEKLNTLQKQYPSKILSVRGKGLVIAATLATELLAEKAVGKLLREGIFVTTGKVARDSIIIRPALTIQETVADAIAKGIHKIIKTL
- a CDS encoding aminotransferase class III-fold pyridoxal phosphate-dependent enzyme; the protein is MALWNDTLTDKDKKTIFTLFARHLSKGQTKTMRAAHLDFIETRRKGIGFTDGLFGRRIIDCFTSAGCFNVGRGNPEIIAALRQALQKYDIGTNLLQSNVKQEFIKKLKAIAPGDCTQVLFASGGGDAIDCAIKLARGATGRKKIIAMKKAYHGHTGYSLSANGKDYYRHLFEPLEPNFVFVQFGDLEQVQQIAGIDTAAIILEPVQGEGGIFVGDDYYLKGLRKICNKFGIMLIFDEIQTGFGRTGRMFASQHSGVVPDIMTLAKSISGGLFPNAVVMYRNIPLLAEYVKRNPEFHQSITGGSDIGCAVGIAVIDYIVKNRLWENAEKIGNVIMQGLENIQHANPDIIKEIRGKGLMIGVEYTHEYMGALMADSLARHGIFAVYSGNQPQVMRFMVPITITKDEALKMLSIIQKAIETMRVYLPLTKPLSKIPLLRVLLDDIHVQIAVFDIIRYFEDILGITKRNYSKEA
- a CDS encoding TetR/AcrR family transcriptional regulator; the encoded protein is MTKKKQYNNTDSSMGRRILKDTRREEIAQALYRCLLKKPFVKTTIKDIAKEAGLNHGMLHYYFKNKEDILLYFLDWIVALHLEDFRKWAGKQKLHDLTFNEALSRAMDYAKKKITLNEELARIFIEVWEIALYHKKVRAKLQFVYKEWIEQLVSVIGKETNTKNATAMSVATIAFLEGISLFHIMLSDMYPIKDILNYFEKKIETLINDK
- a CDS encoding polysaccharide deacetylase, whose translation is MKQILCKWFSIVFTSMTIFTVTIIPVYAKIDSYMPYYALYTEPSHNGTYTRYIILRKFKYDSVLSYLYVNPDTLNTGILKHPQGSIAKDSFENIIHKCSNTQYAKLYLEALHKSKRTLNAGITHFNTNGIVITFDLCPSKRPIDSDFFSKFIKLNAHQHPIPVTICISGTWLLKHPEDFEWLKRLASTGKLDITWVNHSFTHFYSRKLPVKKNFMLKEGTSVSREVLQNEVCMLEHGIIPSVFFRFPGLISSQKIYEKVMGYGLIPLGADAWLAKGNYPVTGSIVLVHPNGNEKKGTRILLQLFQSGKLHNVVPLTAHSEIASYKSHVKLQLNNTYRIKDSL
- a CDS encoding aspartate kinase; translation: MKLIVQKYGGTSVGTVERIKAVAARIKRYVENGFSVVVVVSAMGKTTDQLIDLAKQITKNPDRREMDMLLSTGEQVSIALLAMALHDIGIDAISYTGSQVKVITDGNFSNARIQSIATDRIIKSLEENKVVIVAGFQGIDEDENITTLGRGGSDTSAVALATVLGTRDCEIYTDVDGVFTADPRVVPTTKKLKEISYEEMLELARLGAGVLHSRSVEFAKKYNIRIHVRSSFNDNEGTIVMPREEMMEKFVISGVTSKDDEAKITIRDIPDRPGVASMLFGELGKQKVYVNMIVQSTGKDGKASISFTVLKNDLDRALKICESLKDKLGASSIDYKENIAIVSAVGVGMLSSWGVAGRMFDVLAKHNINIEMISTSEIGISCVIDSMYSELAVKAIHKEFIESNE
- a CDS encoding D-alanine--D-alanine ligase, whose product is MNKNYIDHSQVKKRVHKKISLGIIYGGKSGEHDVSRCSAASVAQVAAKKYNVVCIGITRDGKWHVQNGIPLETHPEFGTVLALHATGQWHIDMSAKDDCLHLYNKKARKAVTVDVVFPLVHGTYGEDGTLQGLLEMAGVPYVGPGVLGSAVGMDKDIAKRIVQKSGVAIVPFETIRIEDFTSSDIHDVLQSIEAIMTVFIKPANAGSSVGISKVTKIHDVEKALKKAFTFDTKVIVEKAITCREFEVAVMGNEKPLASAVGEVIPQHEYYSYEAKYVDKDGAKLAIPANIPDDMATKLRNDACAVYKLLECEGMARVDFFVDTHDGTIYFNEVNTLPGFTSISMYPKLWEYSGVSYPRLIDTLISYAFRRHRVKKKVVKAFLSLKK